The Solanum lycopersicum chromosome 9, SLM_r2.1 genome window below encodes:
- the LOC101262251 gene encoding uncharacterized protein: MEGVSTRVYRGLKGYWRRRGYQKLNRNNRVDLSTEGSTRKRKFWKIKLTPKLKLKINFKRFSLKKLLIGLRDAYVNAMLRVANTRGFGGEYGGGIDGFGMRRVKEYDEKMLVEIYKSMIIAQGKLGTRAAAKIGPEINVNGN, from the coding sequence ATTAAAGGGTTACTGGAGAAGAAGAGGTTATCAGAAGTTGAATCGAAACAACCGGGTCGACTTATCAACAGAAGGTTCGACCCGAAAACGAAAGTTCTGGAAGATAAAGTTAACCCCCAAATTGAAGCTGAAAATCAATTTCAAACGATTTTCGCTGAAGAAGCTTCTTATTGGACTGCGTGATGCTTATGTGAACGCGATGCTGAGGGTTGCGAATACTCGAGGATTCGGCGGCGAGTACGGCGGCGGAATCGACGGATTTGGGATGCGGCGAGTTAAGGAGTACGATGAGAAAATGCTGGTGGAGATCTATAAGTCTATGATAATTGCTCAGGGAAAATTAGGTACTCGTGCTGCTGCTAAAATTGGACCTGAGATTAATGTAAACGGTAATTAA